One segment of Tenrec ecaudatus isolate mTenEca1 chromosome 1, mTenEca1.hap1, whole genome shotgun sequence DNA contains the following:
- the F11R gene encoding junctional adhesion molecule A isoform X2 has product MGTKAKVQRKQLLLFVLATLCPLVSSKGSVYTNEPVVRVPEHQFARLTCIYSGFSNPRVEWKFVQGDTTSLVCYNNKITASYEGRVTFSPNDITIHSVTRKDNGMYTCMVSEDGGNNYGEVNVQLIVLVPPSKPTVNIPSSVTIGNRVVLTCSEKDGSPPSKYTWFRNGVMMPTEPKSNRAFSNSSYTLIQKTGELIFEPVSAFDTAAYSCQAENEVGFSAKSEVVRMEAAELNVGAIVAGVLVTLILLGVLIFGIWFAYSRGYFERAKKSSSDKKVIYSQPTARSEGEFKQTSSFLV; this is encoded by the exons GCCCCCTGGTGTCAAGCAAGGGTTCAGTATACACTAACGAGCCTGTCGTCAGAGTCCCTGAGCATCAGT TTGCCAGATTGACTTGCATCTACTCGGGCTTCTCCAATCCCCGCGTGGAGTGGAAGTTTGTCCAAGGTGATACCACCAGCCTCGTTTGCTATAACAACAAGATCACCG CTTCCTATGAAGGCCGAGTTACCTTCTCACCAAATGACATCACCATCCATTCTGTGACTCGGAAAGACAATGGAATGTATACGTGTATGGTCTCTGAGGACGGCGGCAACAACTACGGGGAGGTCAACGTGCAGCTGATTGTGCTTG tgcctccatcCAAGCCTACAGTCAACATTCCCTCCTCTGTCACCATTGGGAACCGGGTAGTGCTGACCTGCTCAGAGAAAGATGGTTCCCCTCCCTCTAAATACACCTGGTTCAGGAATGGCGTAATGATGCCTACGGAACCCAAGAGCAACCGTGCCTTCAGCAACTCATCGTATACCCTGATTCAAAAGACGGGAGAGCTG ATCTTTGAGCCTGTGTCAGCCTTTGACACTGCAGCATATTCTTGTCAGGCAGAGAATGAAGTTGGGTTTTCAGCGAAGTCTGAAGTGGTACGCATGGAAGCTG CGGAACTGAATGTGGGGGCCATTGTGGCGGGTGTCCTTGTGACACTGATTCTCCTTGGGGTCCTGATTTTTGGCATCTGGTTTGCCTACAGCCGCGGTTACTTTGAGA GAGCAAAGAAAAG TTCCTCTGATAAGAAGGTGATATACAGCCAGCCCACTGCTCGAAGTGAA GGGGAATTCAAACAGACCTCTTCATTCCTGGTGTGA
- the F11R gene encoding junctional adhesion molecule A isoform X1 — MGTKAKVQRKQLLLFVLATLCPLVSSKGSVYTNEPVVRVPEHQFARLTCIYSGFSNPRVEWKFVQGDTTSLVCYNNKITASYEGRVTFSPNDITIHSVTRKDNGMYTCMVSEDGGNNYGEVNVQLIVLVPPSKPTVNIPSSVTIGNRVVLTCSEKDGSPPSKYTWFRNGVMMPTEPKSNRAFSNSSYTLIQKTGELIFEPVSAFDTAAYSCQAENEVGFSAKSEVVRMEAAELNVGAIVAGVLVTLILLGVLIFGIWFAYSRGYFESKYLPSKAPLFAFQNMAHGSGLNFGTDIAPMCCRVSAGKSTHPSRYILSSTCVTSSPSSCFLLSSILLMSSSHFFSFRSKEKFL, encoded by the exons GCCCCCTGGTGTCAAGCAAGGGTTCAGTATACACTAACGAGCCTGTCGTCAGAGTCCCTGAGCATCAGT TTGCCAGATTGACTTGCATCTACTCGGGCTTCTCCAATCCCCGCGTGGAGTGGAAGTTTGTCCAAGGTGATACCACCAGCCTCGTTTGCTATAACAACAAGATCACCG CTTCCTATGAAGGCCGAGTTACCTTCTCACCAAATGACATCACCATCCATTCTGTGACTCGGAAAGACAATGGAATGTATACGTGTATGGTCTCTGAGGACGGCGGCAACAACTACGGGGAGGTCAACGTGCAGCTGATTGTGCTTG tgcctccatcCAAGCCTACAGTCAACATTCCCTCCTCTGTCACCATTGGGAACCGGGTAGTGCTGACCTGCTCAGAGAAAGATGGTTCCCCTCCCTCTAAATACACCTGGTTCAGGAATGGCGTAATGATGCCTACGGAACCCAAGAGCAACCGTGCCTTCAGCAACTCATCGTATACCCTGATTCAAAAGACGGGAGAGCTG ATCTTTGAGCCTGTGTCAGCCTTTGACACTGCAGCATATTCTTGTCAGGCAGAGAATGAAGTTGGGTTTTCAGCGAAGTCTGAAGTGGTACGCATGGAAGCTG CGGAACTGAATGTGGGGGCCATTGTGGCGGGTGTCCTTGTGACACTGATTCTCCTTGGGGTCCTGATTTTTGGCATCTGGTTTGCCTACAGCCGCGGTTACTTTGAGAGTAAGTATTTGCCCTCAAAGGCTCCACTGTTCGCATTCCAGAACATGGCTCATGGGTCTGGTCTGAATTTTGGTACAGATATCGCCCCCATGTGTTGCAGAGTTTCCGCTGGGAAGAGCACACACCCCTCTCGATATATCTTAAGTTCTACATGCGTTACTAGCTCCCCATCTTCCTGCTTCTTGTTGTCTTCTATCCTACTGATGTCATCATCCCATTTCTTCTCTTTCAGGAGCAAAGAAAAG TTCCTCTGA